A window of Nicotiana sylvestris chromosome 8, ASM39365v2, whole genome shotgun sequence genomic DNA:
TTTCACTAGTGTGAAAAACATGGCCTTTACCCTACTTTTTATAATAATTCTACtctttattctatttttttttagtaatgttgcaagtttattcttcatattgttggtgtGTGACATCATGAAACGATGACAAACGATACAATTTATCAAAACGTTGTATTCACCAAATAATACAGTACAatgcagtacaatacaataccaTACATAATGAACATGTAACAACAATCCAAACAAGCTATAACCTCTCTTAAAAACTGAGATTAGTGACCTAAAAAATAAGTTTACCTACTACAAGTTAGAGTACATGGATAGTGTCCGAAATTCTGTACATTGTTAGTATATACAAggtaaatttaaacacatattgctcGTATCTAGCGGATTAAATGTTCGTATTCAATTCGAAGAGGACTGCCACATGTAGGAGTGTAGTTTCTTGGCATACTACATGAAAGAAAAACTCAAAGACTCAAAGAAAACGAAATTGGAATTACATTTGGGATCTTTTACTTTTTGCATGCCAATGAAGGTTACACAagagtttttctttttgttatgaCGATGGTATCTGGACCAACTGGGGTACCTCGACTGAATATTTGTAATTATTTTTATTTCGAAAGGTATGTCATTCATCTAGGGTTCCCAATGGATGTTGCATCAACCGTACCATTTCAAACCATATTCCGGATCTTTGACGGGAAGAAGCAAGGAGAAGATGTTTTTGGCTTCCTAAACTTGCTCAGACTTTGGCGACTACGGCGTGTTAATAAATTCTTCTCAAGGTATTGAGTTGACATTAATACTCAAACATGATCATTTCCAAAAGTCCTGTAATTGAATTCCAATCTCAAGTTCCAATATGAATCCCATCAATTCCATCTCAATGTTAATCTCTTTCATTCTTCCAGGCTAGAGAAGGACATTCGGTTCAGCTACTTCTGGACAAGATTCTGTAAACTAATTTGTGTAAGCACTTTTCTTTTCAAACTATATATCCATTACGCCAACTTTACCTGATCTTGTGGCTGTAATTCTGTCATAGATGACCTTATTCGCTGTGCATTCCGTTGGCTGTTTATATTACTGGCTAGCAACTCATTATCATACTGCAGAGAATACCTGGATTGGATCAAATGTTACTAATTTCCAAGAAAGAAGTATCTCTCTAGGATACACATATTCCATGTATTGGTCTGTTGCTACCCTCACCACGGTTGGCTACGGTGATCTTCGTGCACATAATACAGGAGAGAAGATTTTCTCCATCTTCTACATGTTTTTCAACATTGGCCTCACTGCTTACTTAATTGGCAACATGACCAATCTTATTGTCCATGGCATTGCTCGAACTTTCGCAATGGTAATGATACCATAAAGAAAAATGAGACTACAGTAATGCTATCCACATTTCAAGTCTCAGTGAAGAGAGCATGTTTAGAACAATATGATAATCAGTTTTTAATTGCAGCGGGACGCCATCAATAAGACAGTGAGATATGCAAGCAAGAATATACTTCCAGAAGGCATAAAAGAGCAAGTTCTGGCACATTTGACTCTCAAATTCAGGACTGCAGAACTACAGCAAGAGGAAGTAATTGGAGACTTGCCCAAAGCAATAAGATGTAGCATTGCGCAATATCTTTTCCATACAACACTTGAAAATACCTACCTTTTAAAAGGGGTTTCTGAAGATTTCTTAGTCCAGTTGGTGATGCATTCTCTTACCTGCCTACTAAAAGCAGAATTTTTAACCCATACAGCTCCACATAACTAAGCTATGTCCTTTATCTTTTGATCTTACAGGTTTCCGAGATAAAAGCAGAATACTTTCCACCAAAAGTTGACATTGTTATTCAAAATGATATACCAACAGATTTCTATATTGTTGTCTCTGGAGCTGTGGTATGTACCAGTCCCCTCAGCCTTTGCTCTTACTACTCCTACACAGTTAACTGGTAAGTGGTTGAAAACTGCAGGAAGTGGTTACATACAAGAATGGAATGGAACAGGTTAGTTATCCCATTCTCACATTGTTTGATGCTGCTCCTAATTTTTCTTTGCCGTCCTAGTCATTGCTAGACAAAGTAGAAGTTAGCTAACTTTAAAGAATGAAGAAGAGAAAGAATAAGGATAATTTATATCCAAGTGCCTGGAGACACAGGGGCAGAAAGTCCACGGTGCATACTGATTTCAATTATTCTATAAAAAGAGGACAGAAGATGAGTATCGTTTGGTTGCTAGAAATAGTCTGAGAGAACGATCTAATCTATTCTAATAAGTATACTTTCTCATATTGTCAAATTCAAACCAATCACATTTCTTACATTTATCTGTATTTTTATTAACAAGAGACTACAGAACCTCTATATTAGTTTAAACAAACTTCAGAGATTAAACATGACAAGAAGCTTAAGTAGGATATATGAACATCAATCACATAAAAAATTTGGCATAAAGATCTTGAAAGCTGGTGGAAACTATCTTATAAAAGTGAGGACagtgcctataggatttaaactACATATCAAGCTGGATCTAGGAGAAATTTTCAGCTTGAGGAAGTGAATTATCACAATACAAATGCTACTTTTCTTATGTAAAGCCTGATAGCTAAAAATATGGGTATAACAGacaaatcacaaaaatagctttACTCACCAAAGCTGTTTGACACTTGAACTAATACCGTGCATTGAGATAAGCAGACTCTTTGACTCAGAAGTAATGAAATAGATCAACGACATGCCCATGACCAACAGAGAAAAAACCTGGTGCAAAAGCTTTGTGCTAGAGGCTATAAAAGAATAATTCTTAAGTTAACCAAGAGAGGGTGAAAAGCATATAATGTTGAGAGATCATTTGACTATAATCTCTAGATTAATGATCAGTTGACATGGACTTCACATCTATTAAATTAGAAACTGCAAAGCTAAGTGCGACTGGATTGTAACTTTCTCATCGTACCTTTTCAGCTGCATCCAACAATCTGAAATGTCATTTACTATCTACTGAACAAATCAAGAAACATCATAACAAACCATTAATGAATGATATGTGAGCAGATACTGTCGATTCTTGTATTAACTTAAAACATATGACAGTTATGTAACCTAACCATTGTTGGTAATAGATTGCATGTTCAATCATAAATGTTATCGAAAAGTGATGCTAACTCGAAGCAGACAACCTTTACTTACGTTATACCATTCACTGGTCGATTAAGCCAACATTTATCATAGTATGAAAATCTCCAATTAATCAGAGAGTTGTTTTCTTAAAATAGTTTCTCCTTTCTGCTGAACAGTTCCTGTCAAAGTTGGAATCCCCAGGATTGTTCGGGGAAGTAGGTGTTATCTTTAATATGCCCCAGCCTTTCACCGTGAGAAGTAAGAGGTTTTATCAGGTTGTTCGAATCAGCCATCATCATTTCAAGCAACTGCTGCAGCCACTTAACGCAGATGGAAAGATAATCCTCTCCAATTTTCTTCAGGTACTGTGGTAGCTTTTAGTTGCTAGTCTTGAACATCATAATATTCCCAGTGACAAGCTAGTTATTAAGGTTTCGTGCCCTATGCTTGAAGATCTGAGCATCAGTAACACTGAGCTAATAATGGCATTTTCCAGTTGGATGACAGCTCATCAGATTAGCTCTTATGTTAGTTATCTCTCTATTCATACTCACATCATGGTCTTGTGACATGATGTAATCAGCATCTGAAAGGAATGGAAAGGGAAGAGATACCACTCATATCAGAGCTGCTCAGTGACCTGAAAAGTGAGGTAATCCTTTGCAATAAACTAGCAAAATCTATGGCATTAAACTAAGTAATTGAACCTGGTttgatcctttttttttttttgatgactGAGAGATCCTTCTGGGTCGAACCTTTAGGACCAACCGCGGCCTCTGAAACTCGGGGATAATGCCTCCACCCTCccctacccttctccacttaaataccatgATTAGTTCGTATGGCGCGGGTCTCGAACTTGTGACAAACATCTTTCAGGAAAAAGTTCTCCATGAGAATGACTTGTCATACCAAATAATAAATGTACGTCTACCACAGTAAAGGAGAGGACAAATACTTTTTATCCATCATCTTGTATCATCGATGGTAAAGAAACCAAACAAATGTCACCCTTTTTTGATATCCTTGAGCCAAAAAAACAGGGGAAAAGATATTCCTAGAAAGGTTTGACAACGTCCCGTTGCCGATACAACAGTAAAATCTAAAATACAGAAGTTGCAAATTCTTGTAATAGCGGGCACTACCGAAACAAAGCAAGAAGCATAGTCAAGCAAATGAAAGGCTTCCAAACTCTTATTCACTAGTAACATCAGTAACGTTATCCAAATTTTACCAGCCgatcaatttctttttttttttttttatgaagtaAGGTGTTATATTgctggcatcaagaagatgcaaatCATTACAAAGAGGTTGGTTAGCTCCATTTACACAAAAATATAGTTCTGACCAGGGAGCTAACCAGAAGCGCCAAAAGCCTAAAGTTGGCAATCAAACGAAAGACAGAGAGCTAATAAAATCTAGAAATGGAATTAAATCATTTACAGAGGAAAGGTTGCTCCAGCTATATAGATTCCTAAGGCACTTTGCTTTCAGTTAGCTGTTGGGAGTTGATATTCCATCAAAGCATCTGCGATTCCTTTCTGCCCAAATACACCAAAATATACATGCTGGGATCATCTGCCAGATCTTCTTGATGGTTCTACCGACTTTCCATTGACTCCAACTTTCAACTGCTTCTTCTATGCCTTGTGGTATTGTCCAACTTATGCCAAAAATTGAAAGAAACATGTGACACAAATCTGCAGCCACTCTGCAGTGCAATAGCAAATGGTTTATAGATTCTGAGTTGTCTAAACACATGTAACATCTATTCACCAGCTGGAAATTCCTTCTACATATGTTGTCTTGAGTTAAAATAGCAACTTTAAGAGCTATCCAGGTGAAGCACATGAACTTTGTGGGGAATTTTGTCTTCCATATGAGCTTCCATGGCCAAAGCTCAATTATTTCATTGCTAGCACACAATTTCTTGTATTCTACCTTCACTGAATAACAACCTCCGTTCAGATTGCCCCACCTTAAACTGTCTTGAGCTTGTGTATTCATTTGAAAACTTTCCAGTAGCCGGAAAAGATCAAAGAGTTCCCCAAGTTCCCATTCCTGCATGTGCCTTCTGAAGAGGGGATCCCATATGTTTCCTGATCTGTATTGGGCAATTTTTGAGTCTGGATTGCTTCATTCTCTTGCAGGTGGGTACAGTGAGTAGGAGACAAAATCATGAAGGACAAAGCCAAGATGGAAATAGTAAGCTTATGCTTCACCTAGAACTGTTCCATTATTAATACCTCACCCTGTGAGTAAGATATATGTGCTGACATCAAAGAGTGAACAGTTGGCATCAAAATTTACCAAAGATCGTATCATATATGCCATAAATGTGACTATGAAACTTTGCAGAGTATGTAAAATATAACGGAACGTAGAATGGTGAAATTTGATGGACATAAACCCTTggttgttttgaattttttttagctACTTTCTACCTGCTTCATATTTGACCTTATATAATTTTACTCAAATAAGCAACATTTTTGTTTTCTGTAGGCATTATTAAGTTTGAAATTGAAAAACCTTGAAACATTTTGGGTTGTCGACacgctttttttctttttagtaacGTAAATAATTTCATCAATGTGGAAAAACTTTCGTAAAAAGCCAAAAATGCTTCTTTAAAAGTTTGATCTGAAAAAGTGAAAACTACTGTATGATTCAGATTTCTATTTGCAGTTCAGAAAACGGGCATTTCCAATTTAAATTCATGAGTTGAATCTCACTTAGACAACTAAGATTTAGTTTTTGACTATGGGTTGCTTCTGTATGCTTTTTAGTTTTGCATGACTTAAGGAGGATAAAAAATACATGATGGCATTCTTGGTGAGGAAACCCCGAAACATCTTTCAATAAATTATAAGGGTTTTGTGCTCTAATTTTGCACGAATTACCACAAGTCCCAGAGTGTCAGACACACTTCCCACTAGGGTTATAATACATGGACATCATCCACATGACAAGCCAAATGAAGGAGGAATTGCAGGAAAACCAATACATCTACCTGAGTCAGTTGAAGGTCTCCTAACAATAGCAGGTAAGCCTAAGTAAATTGGCTTAGTCTACTGGACTCAGCTTGTGAAGCATTGAAATTTAACCAATACTTACGACAAATTCGTTTCAATTCATTCTTTAatatgaagaaaagaaaatcaacgaTTTTTCTCCAATGCATTGTCAAGGAATAACAATATAAGAGAGGaattacaattttagagcatctAATTAGATTTTGGTGGATGCAGAGAAAAGGTTTGGCAAAAGAGGAAGTACAATTCTCATGGCAAATGGCTCCCAAATGGAGGATTTGGGCGCTTTACAGGAAAATGATCACTTGTATATAGTAGGGAAAAGTCCTCTAAGATATGTAttgacaaataaaatcatgaaatgaTTAAGAAGTAAAGCTGATAGAAAATACCTTACTAAGACACGGAAGTTCTGTGTTAATAAACCTTTATCCAGAGTTGTGAAAGCATAGATATTTCCAATGATCCTATGTT
This region includes:
- the LOC104218690 gene encoding potassium channel KAT3-like, with translation MSRSPVTLPMRRSPAPSFFRQPSIEEMRNNIASVSSSLLPAFGRVMGEGSVKLKRFIIAPYDLFIFLIFPYSRGFEPWNQLLIIWQTFWVVLVAYSGWSSPFELAFKKVAVEGLLPLDIVVDASFANDILLTFFVAYSDKSTYLLVDDHKKIAFRYVIHLGFPMDVASTVPFQTIFRIFDGKKQGEDVFGFLNLLRLWRLRRVNKFFSRLEKDIRFSYFWTRFCKLICMTLFAVHSVGCLYYWLATHYHTAENTWIGSNVTNFQERSISLGYTYSMYWSVATLTTVGYGDLRAHNTGEKIFSIFYMFFNIGLTAYLIGNMTNLIVHGIARTFAMRDAINKTVRYASKNILPEGIKEQVLAHLTLKFRTAELQQEEVIGDLPKAIRCSIAQYLFHTTLENTYLLKGVSEDFLVQLVSEIKAEYFPPKVDIVIQNDIPTDFYIVVSGAVEVVTYKNGMEQFLSKLESPGLFGEVGVIFNMPQPFTVRSKRFYQVVRISHHHFKQLLQPLNADGKIILSNFLQHLKGMEREEIPLISELLSDLKSEASVLHHESFLRYRNQPARVRAQRSGLEKRHVHAP